One window of the Natrinema sp. CBA1119 genome contains the following:
- a CDS encoding bacterio-opsin activator domain-containing protein, translated as MDDVDAKHGRTVGDAAGAARALERVVDPVVAVADGTITYANAAARDAFGLGDADRDAATALGTRWDRLAAAIDETAVGTARRIDLEGDDDGVRIHRDADGATITFDRSVVGPQTDADETDGSLTDASDRLMKDRAIEEAPVGITISDPDREDNPLVYVNEAYQEITGYEFDEVVGRNCRFLQGPESDEDTIAEMAAAIDEARPVTVELQNYRKDGTEFWNEVTIAPLRDESGRVTNYVGFQNDVTARKEAELALEERTAELEYILDRVEGLIQDVTDVVAGSTNRSALESEVCDRIAAEDAYEGAWIGERNPATGAINVRSSAETDPERGGIETDGDHPAAAALATGEPAVGTVEGATHAAFPLTYNGIEYGVLTIRTNRDRAIDDRETVILSALARAVASGVNARETSRVLATDAVVAVELDLTDRVLAPVALSAEADCRLEYRRSVHRTDDETASLFTVTGASADELTAAGAELPDVDCRVIVERDEECLIELTGSDDLVGWLSERGARTQAIESEDGRARVTLEIPRSANVRSVVEAVEDRYAGTDVVSFQQRDRDGETREEFAAGLEAALTDRQFGALQRAYLGGYFEWPRPTTGEELAQTMGVSRPTFHEHLRTAEAKLCRAFFGDA; from the coding sequence ATGGATGATGTCGACGCGAAGCACGGTCGAACCGTCGGCGACGCCGCCGGAGCGGCGCGTGCGCTCGAGCGCGTGGTCGATCCGGTCGTGGCGGTCGCCGACGGCACGATTACGTACGCGAACGCCGCCGCCCGCGACGCCTTCGGGCTCGGCGACGCCGACCGCGACGCGGCGACCGCACTCGGCACCCGCTGGGATCGGCTCGCGGCGGCGATCGACGAGACGGCGGTCGGGACCGCCAGACGGATCGATCTCGAGGGCGACGATGACGGTGTACGAATCCACCGGGATGCCGACGGCGCGACGATCACGTTCGATCGCAGTGTGGTCGGCCCCCAGACGGATGCCGACGAGACGGACGGCTCGCTGACGGACGCGAGCGACCGACTGATGAAAGACCGCGCGATCGAGGAGGCGCCCGTCGGGATCACCATCTCCGATCCCGACCGCGAGGACAATCCGCTGGTCTATGTCAACGAGGCCTATCAAGAGATTACCGGCTACGAGTTCGACGAGGTCGTTGGTCGGAACTGTCGATTCCTGCAGGGTCCGGAGTCGGACGAGGACACAATCGCCGAGATGGCGGCTGCGATCGACGAGGCGCGGCCGGTCACCGTCGAACTGCAGAACTATCGAAAGGACGGCACCGAGTTCTGGAACGAGGTGACGATCGCCCCCCTCCGAGACGAGAGCGGCCGCGTGACCAACTACGTCGGCTTCCAGAACGACGTCACTGCACGCAAGGAAGCGGAACTCGCGCTCGAGGAGCGGACCGCGGAACTCGAGTACATCCTCGATCGCGTCGAGGGACTGATTCAGGACGTCACCGACGTCGTCGCCGGTTCGACCAACCGCTCGGCGCTCGAGTCCGAGGTCTGTGACAGAATCGCGGCCGAAGACGCCTACGAGGGGGCCTGGATCGGCGAACGCAATCCCGCGACCGGTGCGATCAACGTTCGCTCGAGCGCCGAGACCGATCCCGAGCGTGGCGGGATCGAGACGGACGGCGACCATCCCGCTGCTGCGGCGCTCGCGACGGGCGAGCCGGCAGTCGGCACCGTCGAGGGGGCGACTCACGCCGCGTTCCCGCTGACGTACAACGGGATCGAGTACGGTGTCCTGACGATTCGAACGAATCGGGATCGAGCCATCGACGACCGCGAAACGGTGATCCTCTCCGCGCTCGCCCGCGCGGTTGCCAGTGGGGTCAACGCCCGCGAAACCAGCCGAGTGCTCGCGACCGACGCCGTCGTCGCCGTTGAACTCGACTTGACGGATCGAGTCCTCGCACCCGTCGCCCTCTCAGCCGAGGCCGACTGTCGGCTCGAGTACCGCCGGTCGGTCCACCGGACCGACGACGAGACGGCCTCACTGTTTACCGTCACCGGCGCGAGCGCGGACGAACTCACCGCAGCCGGCGCTGAGTTGCCGGACGTCGATTGCCGAGTCATCGTCGAACGAGACGAGGAGTGTCTGATCGAACTGACCGGTTCGGACGACCTCGTCGGCTGGCTTTCCGAACGCGGTGCCCGCACCCAGGCGATCGAAAGCGAGGACGGGCGAGCGCGCGTCACCCTCGAGATCCCCCGGTCTGCGAACGTCCGGTCGGTCGTCGAAGCCGTCGAGGATCGCTACGCGGGAACCGACGTCGTCTCGTTCCAGCAGCGCGACCGCGACGGCGAGACCCGCGAGGAGTTCGCCGCCGGACTCGAGGCGGCGCTGACCGATCGCCAGTTCGGCGCGTTACAGCGGGCCTACCTCGGCGGCTACTTCGAGTGGCCCCGACCGACGACGGGCGAGGAACTCGCCCAGACGATGGGCGTCTCGCGGCCGACCTTCCACGAGCACCTGCGGACGGCCGAGGCGAAACTCTGCCGAGCGTTCTTTGGCGATGCATAG
- a CDS encoding HVO_0649 family zinc finger protein gives MSVYRSPFEQLREKFDESELRCPACGYVDTDGGWRVTTSGGRVRYQFVCPACDAVETRELRLEQ, from the coding sequence ATGTCAGTATACCGTTCGCCGTTCGAGCAACTCCGGGAGAAGTTCGACGAATCAGAGCTCCGGTGTCCGGCGTGTGGCTACGTCGATACCGACGGTGGCTGGCGCGTGACCACTTCGGGCGGACGGGTCCGCTATCAGTTCGTCTGTCCGGCTTGCGACGCGGTCGAGACGCGGGAACTACGACTTGAGCAGTGA
- a CDS encoding aldehyde ferredoxin oxidoreductase family protein: MTELGGFQDRVARIDLSDGDVAYESIDDEDAEKYIGARGLGVKYVFDQGPDVEPMGPENLLAFMNGPLSGTQVTMSGRIAVCTKSPLTGTVTDSHHGGWSGARLKWAGFDGLLFEGEADEPVYAVVEDGEVELRDASHLWGEGFHDTRDAIEEEVEGSYGKNLSIMGIGPGGENGVKYASIMNEDDRASGRGGTGCVMGAKNLKAVVVKSTTKMPKPADPETFKEGHQQAMQAIQESEVTAPNEGGLSMYGTNVLMNIGEEMDGLPTKNGRYTSTKAMRDAEDVDIDAERVSGENVRENILVDEPTCHSCPVACKKEVEVTTMHKGEEMNVRTESYEYESAYALGPNSGHTDRDAVALMIDRCNDMGVDTIDAGNMMAMAMEMSEEGKLEEGNLEWGDYETMIDMIERIAHREDDLADLLAEGPRRVAEAKDAEENSLAVKGQTIAAYDPRCLKGMGIGYATSNRGACHLRGYTPAAEILGVPEKVDPYEYEGKGELTAQFQDLHAISDSFDICKFNAFAEGIEEYVLQYNGMTGRDVTEDELLEAGERVYTLERYYNNLNGFDAADDSLPARFLEDGIRGQGASEGEYCELDEMKEEYYDYRGWVDGVVPDEKLDELGIDLGPGTGVSGDTGAAVSSDD; encoded by the coding sequence ATGACTGAACTCGGCGGATTCCAAGACAGGGTCGCCCGCATCGATCTCTCGGACGGGGATGTCGCGTACGAGTCGATCGACGACGAGGACGCGGAGAAGTATATCGGTGCGCGGGGACTCGGGGTAAAGTACGTCTTCGACCAGGGGCCGGACGTCGAGCCGATGGGCCCCGAGAACCTGCTCGCGTTCATGAACGGGCCGCTGTCGGGCACGCAGGTCACGATGAGCGGTCGGATCGCCGTCTGTACGAAGTCGCCGCTGACCGGCACCGTCACCGACAGCCACCACGGCGGCTGGTCGGGTGCCCGGCTCAAGTGGGCCGGTTTCGACGGCCTGCTGTTCGAGGGCGAGGCCGACGAGCCGGTGTACGCCGTCGTCGAGGACGGCGAGGTCGAACTGCGGGACGCCTCCCACCTCTGGGGGGAAGGGTTCCACGACACGCGCGACGCGATCGAGGAGGAGGTCGAGGGCTCCTACGGCAAGAACCTCAGCATCATGGGGATCGGTCCCGGCGGCGAGAACGGCGTCAAGTACGCCTCCATCATGAACGAGGACGACCGGGCCTCGGGCCGGGGCGGCACGGGCTGCGTGATGGGGGCGAAGAATCTCAAGGCCGTCGTCGTCAAGTCCACGACGAAGATGCCCAAGCCGGCCGATCCGGAGACCTTCAAGGAAGGTCACCAGCAGGCGATGCAGGCGATTCAGGAATCGGAAGTCACCGCACCAAACGAGGGTGGACTTTCGATGTACGGGACGAACGTCCTGATGAACATCGGTGAGGAGATGGACGGCCTTCCGACGAAAAACGGGCGCTACACCTCGACCAAAGCCATGCGCGACGCGGAGGATGTCGACATCGACGCCGAGCGCGTCTCCGGCGAGAACGTCCGCGAGAACATCCTCGTCGACGAGCCGACCTGCCACTCCTGTCCGGTCGCCTGCAAGAAGGAAGTCGAGGTGACGACGATGCACAAGGGCGAGGAGATGAACGTCCGCACTGAGTCCTACGAGTACGAGTCGGCGTACGCACTCGGGCCGAACTCCGGCCACACCGACCGCGACGCCGTCGCGCTGATGATCGACCGCTGTAACGACATGGGCGTCGACACCATCGACGCGGGTAACATGATGGCGATGGCCATGGAGATGTCCGAGGAGGGCAAACTCGAGGAAGGCAATCTCGAGTGGGGCGACTACGAGACGATGATCGACATGATCGAGCGGATCGCTCACCGCGAGGACGACCTCGCGGACCTGCTCGCGGAGGGACCGCGCCGGGTCGCAGAGGCAAAAGACGCCGAGGAGAACTCCCTCGCCGTCAAGGGCCAGACCATCGCGGCCTACGACCCGCGCTGTCTGAAGGGGATGGGCATCGGCTACGCCACCTCGAATCGCGGGGCCTGCCACCTGCGAGGGTACACCCCCGCTGCCGAAATTCTGGGCGTCCCAGAGAAGGTCGACCCCTACGAGTACGAAGGCAAGGGCGAACTCACCGCCCAGTTCCAGGATCTCCACGCCATCAGCGACTCCTTCGACATCTGCAAGTTCAACGCCTTCGCCGAGGGAATCGAGGAGTACGTCCTGCAGTACAACGGGATGACCGGTCGCGACGTCACCGAAGACGAACTGCTCGAGGCCGGCGAACGCGTCTACACCCTCGAACGATACTACAACAACCTCAACGGTTTCGACGCGGCGGACGACTCGCTGCCCGCGCGCTTCCTCGAGGACGGCATCCGCGGACAGGGCGCGAGCGAGGGCGAGTACTGCGAACTCGACGAGATGAAAGAAGAGTACTACGACTACCGCGGCTGGGTCGACGGCGTCGTCCCCGACGAGAAACTCGACGAACTCGGGATCGATCTCGGGCCGGGCACCGGCGTCAGCGGCGACACCGGTGCAGCGGTCTCGAGCGACGACTGA
- a CDS encoding DUF1328 family protein has protein sequence MLALATPLQTGGGFLYWAIIFFVLAIVAAAVGARGVAGISMEIARIFVLIFIILAVVALLL, from the coding sequence ATGCTCGCGCTCGCAACGCCGCTCCAGACCGGTGGTGGGTTCCTGTACTGGGCGATCATCTTCTTCGTCCTCGCGATCGTCGCCGCCGCGGTCGGTGCCCGCGGCGTCGCCGGGATCTCGATGGAGATCGCGCGGATCTTCGTGCTGATCTTCATCATTCTCGCGGTGGTCGCACTCCTGTTGTGA
- a CDS encoding cupin domain-containing protein, whose translation MPREYDRSEIPSVYNLRDIDPYREEPGLSQVIFRGIDQMIGFTRIDPEKPDSEPHTHPYEQTNMLVDGERIELEPYDTLTIPPEIPHTSRTVDGETATLLAFWPLREDRLEGTAYQREFPDL comes from the coding sequence ATGCCTCGAGAGTACGATCGATCCGAGATTCCGTCAGTGTACAACTTACGAGACATCGATCCGTATCGCGAGGAACCGGGACTGAGTCAGGTGATCTTCCGCGGCATCGATCAGATGATCGGGTTTACGCGGATCGATCCCGAGAAACCCGACAGTGAGCCCCACACGCACCCGTACGAACAGACGAATATGCTCGTCGACGGCGAGCGAATCGAACTCGAGCCCTACGATACGCTGACGATCCCACCCGAGATTCCACACACTTCGCGAACGGTCGACGGAGAGACTGCGACGCTGCTGGCCTTCTGGCCGCTCCGAGAGGATCGACTCGAGGGAACGGCCTATCAGCGGGAGTTCCCCGACCTGTAG